The proteins below come from a single Alnus glutinosa chromosome 9, dhAlnGlut1.1, whole genome shotgun sequence genomic window:
- the LOC133878543 gene encoding uncharacterized protein LOC133878543: MCCHKKGSSAHTKRSEPPSLAPSPSTQPTPPPEKMIIIEELELAVAAVRGRNLSTALKLVDDSLSRYPDSAVLHSIRGAIHFQAASQTSHNSAAQVEHLKSSLDGDRRALQLAPNSVSFARYYAQALFELAQNDAAVEYDYNAVIEACECALLLDNPTDPVEDLLGIGGMAYVDPSPVGRIEEVKKNLVNLMEESKKNKKSTLLVDEIESLQLQRRKEETIEPSPQNHALSLPPPDDWPRIEEKRNHYKNLNITARANIKRTPEAGCSYPYEPESDPSVFDRFSVYNSCFPPVKILEWWFSNHGNEPQVRVELPPSIHTDGNWIGLALFASFSVCEHSLAILEDLEKETHLLCCLETDVDSIEPHHAYRPTRADFKLLHLGGFMWLFYIPRWSLPGWLSISRRIEAFIFSDSPSLRAQNFGLRLLFRHNEGEFMEAIRHCVASLSDSRDLICHNLAVDLRQRNKQIHDDDQTRAKDKGKRVLLE; this comes from the exons ATGTGTTGTCACAAGAAAGGCTCCTCTGCCCACACCAAGCGGTCCGAACCCCCATCCCTTGCACCCTCTCCCTCCACTCAACCCACACCGCCACCTGAGAAGATGATCATCATCGAAGAATTGGAACTGGCCGTCGCCGCCGTCCGAGGCCGGAACCTTAGCACAGCGCTGAAACTCGTCGACGACTCTCTTTCGCGCTACCCTGACTCCGCGGTTCTTCACAGTATCAGAGGCGCCATTCATTTTCAGGCCGCTTCTCAAACCAGCCACAACTCTGCCGCCCAAGTCGAGCACCTCAAGAGTTCACTCGACGGCGACCGCCGGGCCCTCCAGCTGGCCCCGAACTCCGTCTCCTTCGCCCGCTACTACGCCCAGGCACTCTTTGAGCTGGCCCAGAACGACGCCGCTGTGGAATATGATTACAACGCCGTGATCGAAGCATGCGAGTGCGCGTTGCTGCTGGACAATCCGACGGACCCGGTGGAAGATCTCTTGGGCATTGGAGGGATGGCGTACGTGGACCCCAGCCCAGTCGGGCGAATAGAAGAAGTGAAAAAGAATCTCGTAAATCTCATGGaggaatccaagaaaaacaagaagagTACTCTTCTTGTGGACGAAATTGAGTCTCTACAACTACAACGTAGAAAGGAGGAGACCATAGAGCCGAGCCCGCAGAATCACGCATTGTCCCTGCCGCCGCCGGATGATTGGCCTAGGATCGAAGAGAAAAGAAACCACTACAAGAATCTCAATATCACAGCCCGAGCAAATATTAAGCGAACCCCTGAAGCTGGCTGCTCTTATCCATATGAGCCTGAAAGTGACCCGTCG GTGTTTGATCGATTCTCTGTATATAATTCTTGCTTCCCTCCAGTTAAAATCCTGGAGTGGTGGTTCAGCAATCACGGCAATGAGCCCCAAGTGAGAGTTGAGTTACCTCCAAGTATTCATACTGATGGTAATTGGATAGGACTTGCtttatttgcttctttttcaGTCTGCGAGCATTCACTTGCCATCCTTGAAGATTTGGAGAAAGAAACTCATCTTCTTTGTTGTTTGGAAACTGACGTTGATAGTATAGAGCCTCACCATGCCTATCGCCCCACTCGAGCGGATTTCAAGCTGTTACATCTTGGTGGGTTCATGTGGCTGTTCTATATTCCGAGATGGTCACTTCCAGGTTGGTTGAGTATATCCAGGCGCATTGAGGCTTTCATTTTCAGCGACAGCCCAAGCTTGAGAGCGCAAAATTTTGGGCTCCGTCTTCTATTCCGGCATAATGAGGGAGAGTTTATGGAAGCAATAAGGCATTGTGTTGCCTCATTGTCTGATAGTCGGGATCTCATTTGTCATAATTTGGCGGTTGATCTTAGACAAAGAAATAAGCAAATTCATGATGATGATCAGACAAGGGCAAAAGACAAGGGAAAAAGAGTTCTGCTAGAATAA